The Acomys russatus chromosome 1, mAcoRus1.1, whole genome shotgun sequence genome has a window encoding:
- the Klhl28 gene encoding kelch-like protein 28 has product MDHTSPTYMLANLSHLHSEQLLQGLNLLRQHHELCDIILRVGDVKIHAHKVVLASISPYFKAMFTGNLSEKENSEVEFQCIDEAALQAIVEYAYTGTVFISQDTVESLLPAANLLQIKLVLKECCAFLESQLDPGNCIGISRFAETYGCHDLYLAATKYICQNFESVCQTEEFFELTHADLDEIVSNDCLNVATEETVFYALESWIKYDAQERQKYLAQLLNSVRLPLLSVKFLTRLYEANHLIRDDRACKHLLNEALKYHFMPEHRLSHQTVLMTRPRCAPKVLCAVGGKSGLFASLDSVEMYFPQNDSWIGLAPLSIPRYEFGICVLDQKVYVIGGIETTVHPGVTVRKHENSVECWNPDTNTWTSLERMSESRSTLGVAVLAGELYALGGYDGQSYLQSVEKYIPKIRQWQPVAPMTTTRSCFAAAVLDGMIYAIGGYGPAHMNSVERYDPSKDSWEMVASMADKRIHFGVGVMLGFIFVVGGHNGVSHLSSIERYDPHQNQWTVCRPMKEPRTGVGAAVIDNCLYVVGGHSGSSYLNTVQKYDPISDTWLDSAGMIYCRCNFGLTAL; this is encoded by the exons ATGGACCACACATCCCCGACCTACATGCTTGCTAACCTGAGCCACTTACATTCTGAGCAGCTTCTGCAGGGCCTGAATCTTCTTCGCCAGCATCACGAACTCTGTGACATCATTCTTCGAGTAGGTGATGTTAAGATTCACGCTCATAAAGTGGTACTTGCCAGCATCAGCCCATACTTCAAGGCTATGTTCACTGGAAACCTTTCTGAGAAAGAGAACAGTGAGGTTGAGTTTCAGTGCATTGATGAAGCTGCCCTGCAAGCCATTGTGGAGTATGCCTACACGGGGACAGTTTTCATTTCTCAGGATACAGTCGAATCTCTCCTGCCAGCAGCAAACCTACTCCAGATAAAACTTGTCCTGAAAGAATGTTGTGCATTTCTTGAAAGCCAACTTGATCCTGGTAACTGTATTGGAATTTCCCGTTTTGCAGAGACATATGGTTGTCATGACCTTTATTTGGCAGCTACTAAATACATATGCCAGAATTTTGAATCTGTTTGCCAGACAGAAGAGTTTTTTGAGCTTACACATGCTGATTTAGATGAAATTGTCTCCAATGACTGCTTGAATGTAGCTACTGAAGAGACAGTTTTTTATGCACTAGAGTCGTGGATCAAGTATGACGCACAAGAGCGCCAGAAATACTTAGCGCAGCTGCTGAACAGTGTGCGGCTGCCGTTGCTGAGTGTTAAGTTCCTCACTAGGCTCTATGAAGCAAATCATCTTATCCGCGATGACCGCGCTTGTAAACATCTTTTGAATGAAGCCCTAAAGTACCACTTCATGCCTGAACATAGACTCTCTCATCAGACAGTCTTGATGACACGACCTCGCTGTGCTCCCAAAGTATTGTGTGCAGTAGGAGGAAAATCTGGACTGTTTGCCTCTTTGGATAG TGTGGAGATGTACTTTCCTCAGAATGACTCTTGGATTGGTCTGGCACCCCTAAGTATTCCTCGCTATGAATTTGGAATATGTGTTTTAGACCAAAAGGTCTATGTTATAGGCGGTATTGAAACTACCGTGCATCCTGGAGTCACTGTGAGAAAGCACGAGAACTCAGTAGAGTGTTGGAACCCTGACACAAACACCTGGACCTCGCTAGAGAGGATGAGTGAGAGCCGAAGCACCCTCGGAGTGGCCGTGCTTGCGGGAGAGCTTTATGCTTTGGGTGGATATGATGGACAGTCTTACTTGCAATCTGTAGAGAAGTACATCCCCAAAATTCGACAGTGGCAACCTGTGGCCCCAATGACCACCACAAGAAGTTGTTTTGCTGCAGCTGTTTTGGATGGAATGATATATGCCATTGGAGGGTACGGTCCTGCTCACATGAACAG TGTGGAGCGTTACGATCCAAGTAAGGATTCCTGGGAGATGGTTGCATCCATGGCTGATAAAAGGATTCACTTTGGCGTTGGAGTTAtgctaggttttatttttgtggtagGTGGACATAATGGTGTCTCACATTTGTCAAGCATTGAAAGATATGACCCTCATCAAAATCAGTGGACAGTGTGTAGACCAATGAAAGAGCCTAGGacag GAGTTGGTGCTGCAGTAATCGATAACTGCCTTTATGTAGTCGGTGGTCACTCAGGGTCTTCCTACCTGAACACAGTACAGAAATACGACCCTATCTCAGATACGTGGCTGGATTCAGCTGGCATGATATACTGTCGCTGCAATTTTGGATTAACTGCACTCTGA